From Thermomonas sp. XSG, one genomic window encodes:
- a CDS encoding MFS transporter, with translation MSAAPAPPLHSRGFRWLLLYRICTLLSYQIVAVTVGWHIYELTGDPLALGLVGLAEVVPYFCIAPFSGYLVDHLPRRKLGAAACTLLAVNAGVLALIASGALPTHGTWPIYLAVAVGGIGRSFLGPVYNALFARVLQRAQFGHGASLGSVVFQIGLVLGPAAGGVLVGAAGKPVAYAVGTAVALLAAATLLAMPVSEPALPQQRGPIFRSIAEGARFVAGNQIMLGAMALDMFWVLLGGAMSMLPAFIKDILHEGPEALGILRAAPAVGSIVIALWLTRHPLQRHAGRVLLLAVACFGLCTMAFALSRHLWLSTLLLVLYGVCDGVSVVMRSTIMQLVTPDEMRGRVSSINGIFVSSSNELGAFYDGVMARLMGLVPAMIVGGFVTLGVVATTARLAPRLRRLDLRELQ, from the coding sequence ATGAGCGCGGCGCCGGCCCCGCCGCTGCACAGCCGCGGCTTCCGCTGGCTGCTGCTGTACCGCATCTGCACCCTGCTGTCCTACCAGATCGTCGCGGTCACGGTCGGCTGGCACATCTACGAGCTCACCGGTGATCCGCTGGCGCTGGGGCTGGTGGGGCTGGCGGAAGTGGTGCCGTATTTCTGCATCGCGCCTTTCTCCGGGTATCTGGTCGACCACCTGCCGCGGCGCAAGCTGGGTGCGGCGGCCTGCACCCTGCTGGCGGTCAATGCCGGCGTGCTGGCGCTGATTGCGAGCGGCGCCCTGCCCACCCATGGCACCTGGCCCATCTATCTGGCGGTGGCGGTAGGCGGCATCGGCCGCTCCTTCCTCGGCCCCGTCTACAACGCGCTGTTCGCGCGCGTGCTGCAGCGCGCCCAGTTCGGCCACGGTGCCAGCCTGGGCAGTGTGGTGTTCCAGATCGGGCTGGTGCTTGGCCCGGCCGCCGGCGGCGTGCTGGTGGGGGCGGCGGGCAAGCCCGTGGCCTATGCGGTGGGCACGGCGGTCGCCCTGCTGGCCGCCGCCACCCTGCTGGCGATGCCGGTGTCCGAGCCAGCCCTGCCGCAACAGCGCGGCCCGATCTTCCGCAGCATCGCCGAGGGCGCACGCTTCGTCGCGGGCAACCAGATCATGCTGGGCGCGATGGCGCTGGACATGTTCTGGGTGCTGCTGGGCGGGGCGATGTCGATGCTGCCGGCCTTCATCAAGGACATCCTGCACGAAGGTCCCGAGGCGCTGGGCATCCTGCGCGCCGCGCCGGCGGTCGGCTCCATCGTGATCGCGCTGTGGCTGACCCGCCACCCGCTGCAGCGGCATGCCGGGCGGGTTTTGCTGCTGGCGGTGGCCTGCTTCGGCCTGTGCACCATGGCCTTCGCGCTGTCCCGCCACCTGTGGTTGTCGACGCTGCTGCTGGTGCTGTACGGCGTCTGCGACGGCGTGTCGGTGGTGATGCGCTCCACCATCATGCAGCTGGTCACCCCGGACGAGATGCGCGGCCGGGTGTCGTCGATCAACGGTATCTTCGTCAGCTCCTCGAACGAACTGGGCGCCTTCTACGACGGTGTGATGGCGAGACTGATGGGGCTGGTGCCGGCGATGATCGTGGGCGGGTTCGTGACTCTGGGCGTCGTCGCCACCACCGCCCGGCTGGCCCCGCGCCTGCGCCGGCTGGACCTGCGCGAACTGCAGTAA
- a CDS encoding SufE family protein — protein MTNSPFPLEPTAADAQAAIADEFGFFGDWSERYQYLIDLGRKLPEFPDAWKTEEHRLQGCQSLVWIVADGDAERLDFHSISDSAIVSGLVYLALRVYSGRSAAEIIATEPDYIASIGLSKHLSPTRSNGLAALLAFIRERARAALPE, from the coding sequence ATGACCAACTCCCCCTTCCCGCTCGAGCCTACCGCCGCCGACGCCCAAGCTGCCATTGCCGATGAATTCGGCTTCTTCGGCGACTGGTCGGAGCGCTACCAGTACCTGATCGACCTCGGCCGCAAGCTGCCCGAGTTCCCCGACGCATGGAAGACCGAGGAGCATCGCCTGCAGGGCTGCCAGTCGCTGGTCTGGATCGTGGCAGACGGTGATGCGGAGCGGCTCGATTTCCACTCGATCAGCGACTCCGCCATCGTCTCGGGCCTGGTCTACCTGGCCCTGCGCGTGTATTCCGGGCGCAGCGCGGCGGAAATCATCGCCACCGAGCCGGACTACATCGCCTCCATCGGGCTGTCCAAGCACCTGTCGCCGACCCGCAGCAACGGCCTGGCCGCGCTGCTGGCCTTCATCCGCGAACGCGCCCGCGCCGCCCTGCCGGAATGA